Proteins encoded in a region of the Pocillopora verrucosa isolate sample1 chromosome 11, ASM3666991v2, whole genome shotgun sequence genome:
- the LOC131787886 gene encoding uncharacterized protein, with product MAEEALRSTSLKANFHRLTRLLMRGGVQLLRETLDSIHSPADLPLKLADPAIQAQLRGARLTRPEWVCLNPSPGVYGKSNDFDITLIFKLFRTICGLTPPPGPRGWDDLPNDSDYTLVADLVRIKYFRNEIYGHCSTMEISDIDFIHLWEEISEALLRIARNISPAKRDQWDKSIDDLLRNPLTPDEKRCIEELETWYMRDMDLKNEFVKLRERLREELTEGLREELIGGLKEELRQGLREELRQGLRKELRQGLREELRSQRPACVVIQIKDVAGSEPTFLAPNLLLPEPEQAAGADDPEPNNPPDIAAWNVILSFKESVDLFFRYLSYKLHLLVRNDEVGSWHITVECSSLQVLEGLWEDYRSGHLNSVAQVILITPQVLKKLGRTELKLTTFISEEQCEKVKKLLQASSVTLKQVLIPSIGMSNARRPTTVTRVIPVPKDKVGLVIGRRGSRIQKIREQTGVQISIDKENQALLRGTVEQCQNAEKIIKEIVTGAQDNEKGGFKKLHVDIPDKFMGFVIGKGHKKLNNTSTKTGVTLKAFRGSPGLYFKGSREGEKKAIREIKAIVNLAIKRSWGVKPPARFVYVDTAQLEENHEFGLQKLQLDQITGSGNKSFQLKLLELPRGKKTDDFADTDRLKEKIRGVLRQIHKEKVEEGEVKIEMKSRFGHAYITKIDEDEEEDTFTLKEIKEKIESTDGKSWQPIFKEGVLRMEVEAIEKGLESFTSTEDIRYDFAFYSPSCRDIGVEAWLVEEHSEDEGATAPSLMFSCNVPIPVKNVLTRVSSEDETRRTSNEPCFHIYSHSQQRMIADILMPSKGFDCRLSIRIYPNIPQTLEAEEENRILESYLMNMKIDQGQLKLPPNSELPDGFELFYCRRSLRRTYQCKTMDGEQFALTVCKEQAKDINIDHSDVGSFDETEVRTDIHLYCKKWDDAFDEGDWEPEQIVAKLPTFLKFLRKVQSLVAPHEEAIGGEIQPKTIEEQN from the exons ATGGCAGAAGAAGCTCTACGATCAACAAGTCTTAAAGCAAATTTTCATCGCCTGACACGATTATTGATGCGTGGAGGTGTGCAGCTTTTGCGGGAGACATTAGACTCCATTCACTCACCAGCTGATCTCCCTTTGAAACTCGCTGACCCTGCCATACAGGCACAGCTGAGAGGAGCACGACTTACCCGGCCAGAGTGGGTTTGTCTGAACCCATCCCCTGGGGTATATGGAAAGTCCAATGATTTTGACATCACATTAATCTTCAAGTTATTCAGGACAATTTGCGGCCTGACCCCTCCCCCTGGACCGAGAGGATGGGATGATTTACCAAACGACTCAGACTACACTCTGGTGGCAGATTTAGTGcgaataaaatattttcgaaATGAGATTTATGGTCACTGTTCGACTATGGAAATATCTGACATCGATTTTATTCATCTCTGGGAGGAAATTAGTGAGGCTCTGTTAAGAATTGCGAGAAATATTAGTCCTGCAAAGAGAGATCAGTGGGACAAGTCCATTGATGATCTTCTTCGTAATCCTTTGACGCCAGATGAGAAAAGATGCATTGAAGAACTAGAGACCTGGTATATGCGAGATATGGatcttaaaaatgaatttgtaaagctgagaGAGAGGCTGAGAGAGGAGCTGACAGAGGGGCTGAGAGAGGAGCTGATAGGAGGGCTGAAAGAGGAGCTGAGACAGGGGCTGAGAGAGGAGCTGAGACAGGGGCTGAGAAAGGAACTGAGACAGGGGCTAAGAGAGGAGCTGAGGTCTCAAAGACCCGCGTGCGTAG TCATACAGATCAAGGACGTGGCTGGATCCGAACCGACGTTCCTTGCACCTAATCTATTATTACCTGAGCCGGAACAAGCAGCGGGAGCTGATGACCCTGAACCAAATAATCCACCAGACATAGCTGCTTGGAacgtaattttatcatttaaagaaTCAGTTGATTTATTCTTTCGATACTTATCGTATAAACTTCATCTTCTAGTGCGTAACGACGAGGTAGGGAGCTGGCATATAACAGTTGAATGCAGTTCATTGCAAGTCCTTGAAGGATTGTGGGAAGATTATCGCAGTGGTCATCTTAATTCAGTTGCCCAGGTAATACTAATAACACCACAGGTCTTGAAGAAACTTGGTCGAACTGAGCTGAAACTGACGACCTTTATTTCTGAGGAACAGTGTGAGAAAGTAAAAAAGTTGTTACAGGCGAGCTCAG TAACCTTAAAACAGGTTTTAATCCCCTCTATTGGGATGTCGAATGCACGAAGACCAACAACCGTGACAAGGGTGATACCAGTCCCCAAAGACAAAGTTGGACTTGTCATAGGAAGGAGAGGTTCAAGAATACAGAAAATCAGAGAGCAAACCGGAGTCCAGATATCAattgataaagaaaatcaagCGCTCTTGAGAGGCACGGTAGAACAATGTCAAAATGCGGAAAAGATAATAAAGGAAATCGTGACG GGTGCTCAAGACAACGAAAAAGGCGGGTTTAAGAAACTCCACGTTGACATACCTGACAAATTCATGGGCTTCGTCATCGGAAAAGGACATAAGAAGTTGAACAATACCTCAACTAAGACTGGCGTAACTCTAAAAGCCTTCAGGGGAAGCCCTGGCCTGTACTTCAAAGGATCAAGAGAGGgcgaaaaaaaagcaataagaGAAATAAAGGCCATTGTG aaTCTTGCAATCAAACGTTCATGGGGCGTTAAACCTCCAGCAAGGTTTGTTTACGTGGACACTGCTCAGCTGGAAGAAAACCACGAGTTTGGGCTGCAGAAGTTACAATTAGATCAAATCACCGGCTCTGGAAATAAATCCTTCCAACTGAAGCTACTGGAACTTCCTCGAGGAAAG AAAACAGATGATTTTGCTGACACGGACCGTCTGAAAGAAAAGATCCGTGGAGTTTTAAGGCAAATTCACAAAGAGAAGGTGGAAGAGGGCGAGGTTAAGATAGAAATGAAGAGTCGCTTCGGTCACGCCTATATTACCAAGATTGATGAAG ATGAAGAGGAAGACACTTTTACTCTGAaggagatcaaagaaaaaattgaatctaCGGATGGCAAGAGCTGGCAGCCGATCTTCAAGGAAGGCGTCTTGAGAATGGAAGTTGAGGCAATTGAGAAGGGCCTTGAATCTTTCACATCAACTGAAGATATCAGATACGACTTCGCATTCTACTCTCCTTCTTGCCGAGATATTGGTGTTGAG GCATGGCTGGTGGAGGAACATTCTGAGGACGAGGGTGCTACAGCTCCTTCGCTAATGTTCTCTTGCAATGTTCCTATCCCCGTCAAAAACGTCTTGACTCGTGTGTCATCCGAAGACGAGACCAGAAGAACATCGAACGAACCATGCTTCCATATTTATTCTCACTCTCAACAAAGAATGATAGCAGACATTTTGATGCCTTCCAAGGGATTTGACTGCCGTTTGTCGATAAGGATAT atCCAAATATTCCGCAGACACTAGAGGCTGAGGAGGAAAACAGAATTCTTGAAAGTTACTTGATGAACATGAAGATTGATCAGGGTCAACTGAAGTTACCACCGAACTCTGAGCTTCCAGATGGATTTGAACTTTTTTACTGCCGTCGCAGTCTGAGAAGAacataccagtgcaaaacaaTGGATGGAGAACAGTTTGCTTTGACTGTTTGTAAAGAGCAAGCTAAAGACATAAATATTGATCACAGTGATGTAGGGAGCTTCGACGAAACAGAAGTAAGG ACGGACATTCATCTGTATTGTAAAAAATGGGATGACGCTTTTGATGAAGGAGACTGGGAACCAGAGCAGATCGTTGCTAAGCTACCGACGTTCCtaaaatttctgagaaaagttcaGTCACTCGTGGCTCCACATGAAGAGGCTATTGGAGGCGAAATTCAGCCAAAAACAATTGAAGAGCAGAATTAA